DNA from Pelodiscus sinensis isolate JC-2024 chromosome 1, ASM4963464v1, whole genome shotgun sequence:
CAAATACTTTTGCCGAGTTCGCTGGCATTTTCAGCTGGTGAGGGACTGTGGTACTCATACCAGAAATCTGTACCAATTGAGGCTGCCATATAAATGGTGGAAATGAGGCAGAGCACACAGGCAATTACTAGAGCTGTAGCAAAGCGGTTATCCATCATGGTGTCTCAACTgccaggaaatttaaaaaaaaaaaaatcagaaagaggATCCATTGATAATCATGATAAACCCCTACTGATACTACAAGACTGAACATGCTGAGATAAACTGCTCCCTTTATTCCTTAACCAGTCCCTTCCTGGATGCAGAAGATCTCTCCCTTTTCTTGTTCGAGATGAGGCATAAAGAAGCTATATTTCCTTCCAAATTTTGAACCCTCAAGTGATTATAAATGGCCAAAGTGTTGAGTGAACATTTAAGATGAAATTTTAACCCTTTTTACCGCAGTAAACCTACTTCACTTGACTGCCCTTCCTATTAGTGCCCATACTCAATGCAACATCATTTGCAAGAGACATCCACTCATGCTCAGTTACCATGGGTGTATACATTTACATAAAAGAAACAGTCACGCTTCTAGCCCCAGGTAAGACTCAGTAGGAGTAGGAAGCAGAGACAGCCATGGGTGTCTAACCATAGTATAGACACACCTTTAGTGACTGAGAGAGCAGAGGGAATTAAGAGTTATAAATCTTAGTAGTGATGTCTCACACTTTTCTCTTTTGTTCACCAGGATCTAAAATTGCTTTATAGAAGGTATATTCAGTAGCAGTGAGTCTGTCAACATACTTGGTCCCATACAACCTAAGTTATGGCAAACAGGTAACAAGTGAGCTTAGAGTCTAAAAAGGGATGATGGACACAAAACGCTACAACATAGCAGCACATAGACCCTGAAGCAGGAATGCTCtatcaaatattttatttgtatgcaTCTTTATTAAAGTAGGTAAGGGAGGGAAATTGTTGTACATTGATTTCAACAATAAGAAGAGACGTGAAAGAATGCTCAAAGCATGAAGTAAGTGAAGGAGATAGAGATGTCAACAAGAAAAAGCTCTTTTCAAAGCAGCAAGAAATGAAAGAGGGGTTAGGGTGGAAAGAATAAAGTCAAAGGTTTCAATAAGAAGCAGCTTACACTTTATATAGAAAAGGGAAAGTCTTAGAgttgaaaaaaaaagggaaagtcaCAAAGCAACAAGAAAGGAAGATAATTTTACAAGGAAGATAGGGGTGATGGGAACATGGGTGGCTAGAGAGGAGGTGGAATCAGCCTCAAAAAGAGTTCAAGAATACTTACTCTTTGGGGAATTCTGAACTACTGTGCAAAACATGCCCCCTGCAGATTCCTGCTCCTCCCTGAAAATTAATTCTGCTAGGGAGATGCTGTAATTACAACCCACCAGGTGCCAGAAGAGAGGGCAGCTACTTCCAGGCAACAGGAGCTAGCCAAAAAGTGGGATGAGTAGGAGAAGCTGTTTTCTTCACAGTaccctgcccacagggccagatGAGGAGGCACGGGATGTAAGGGGGAGGACACCGACAGCGCAGGGAACATGGGGCTTCTGGGAAGGCACACAGACTAGAGTTCAAAGGGGCTAGTTGGGAGCAGGACAGGCAGGATAACAAAAGTTAGTAGGGTGACAGTATTAAGCCAGGGTCTGAATGGGAGTGGTGGTGCAAGGAAACATGGGGATGGGAGAGTTGGTGTACAAGGACACAGAGGAACATGTGCAGACAGGGCCACCTCAAGGGAGGGTGTGGGACTGGGACAATCCCcctttgccccaggccccaccagACCTTTTCCTGCCCCTGCTTCGCCCCCTCTCCATCTGTATTCCCGCtgagattttccaaccatgagcagagCGGGTTTCaacttgtgcaccaatattgaggtcatgtgcgctggtTTGGAGGTGTGCCAATTTGTCACCCAATTTATTTAACACGTTCCCGGCTACCAGAGTAGaaaccctcccccacacaccatgCAGCATGTCTCGTCCCAACTGCCAGAGCAAACACTGCCTACTTCCCTCCCCGACTCTGGCCATGCGACATGACCCATTCCGTTGTCGGAGtagagccccctctcccccccgccatgcagcaaGTCCTGTTCCCAGCCATCAGAGCAGATCCTGCACAGCCCTggccatgcagcatgtcccattCCTGGCCACTGGAacagaccctgccccctcctggcaaTGCGGCGGATCCAGTTCCTGGCCTCAGCAGCCAGAacaggccccgctcccctccacctttactgcaatttaagcccactgcttcctgccctgtcttcagaggttaagaagaataattgTTCACTCATCTCCTTGTAGCAACCTTGGAGGTGCTTAAAAGCTGTTATTATTAGAGCTCTGCGTGGACACAAATttgtgtatctgcatctgcaaaaatgagccacagacagCCCCATGAGGATGCCCATAGGTATAAAGCACATATGCACAAATGAGCTGTAGATAGTCACAGATTTGTGAGGCTCTAGTTATCATGTCCCCACTCAGGCgtattctcttttccagactgaacaactctagttctttcaatcttccctcacaggtcacaTTTTCTAGCCGTTTGATCATTTTCGATGCTCTGCTCTTGACTTTTCCCCTAATTTGCCCACCCACTTTCCTGCACTGTGACCCCTATTGCGGTAAGAGGACAATACTGAATTATCCTTTTACTgctgtggggtgggcaggggaggttTCGCAAAGGTGACAGGCACCAGCCTCTGAGACAAGGACactgtggggagaaaggggcaTGACTCAGAGTGTAATAACATGTCTTTAAGGGAATGAAAACCAGTAAGGCACAAAATCCCCAacagaggggaaagaaaaaacctcatcccccccctcagcgtacccccccagcccctctctgcccccctcagccccccaacgcacagcccctctctgccccccagcgcacagcccctctctgccccctcagccccccagcgcacagcccctctctgcccccccagcgcacagcccctctctgccctccccagcccccccagcgcacagcccctctctgcccccctcagcccaacgcacagcccctctctgccccccagcgcacagcccctctctgccccctagCCCCCCAGTgcacagcccctctctgccccctcagccccccagtgcacagcccctctctgccccctagccccccagcgcacagcccctctctgccctccccagcccccccagcgcacagcccctctctgcccccctcagcccaacgcacagcccctctctgccccccagcgcacagcccctctctgccccctagCCCCCCAGTgcacagcccctctctgccccctcagccccccagtgcacagcccctctctgccccctagccccccagcgcacagcccctctctgcccccctcccccctcagcgcgcccccccccccccgcactcaccgtCCATCCTCCTCACACCCCCCGGCCGACTCCGCGCTGCCGTTTCCGTCTCCCGCTGCCGCACCGCGCGGAGCAGCCCGGAGACGCTTTATCCAGCCGCGaggcatcctgggacttgtagtccgcctcctccctcccccacgggCTCTGCGCCGAGCAGCCTGAGACCAGTTCCCGAGGAGGGCTCTTCGCAGCGCATGGCGGGAGCTGTAGTTTCTGCGCGGCaccctgggagttgtagtctgtCACGGCCTGATCAGTGCACCCCCCCTTGGGCGCTGGTGGAGCAGGGCGCAACTCCGGAGCGTGCTCACGTGCCTTTGGCGGGGTCTGCTCCTCACAAGCAGCTTCTCTGCGGGGTGGGGCGCAATCCCTCAGCCTGCCTGGGCCCCTGTAACTCATGAGCTTGCTGTAAACATCGCCATGAGAAGTCATTTTAAAACATCCCTTGGGTGACATAACTAGGTCAcgtctccccagaggttcccTGCCCCACTGAGGGTGAGAATCCTACCTTGTTTTTCCAAGGGAAGGTGGGAGTCTCAGCCAATGGCCTGGTTGCATGTGCCAGGGCTgtaaggaaaacaacaaaatgtGGGAGATCAGCAATGAAATCACAAATATTGACAATTATTTCCCCAGCCCATTTAATaaaccctcttcctcctcctcccccgcacctCAAACAGCCTGCTGAACAGATTAAATGAGGAGCCTCAAAGAGGCAAAGAAATTTATATGTTAAATGTGTttggcagagttgttgactccagtcccacaacttgaactcgagtccgacttaagtcagcTAGGTGACTCAACCTGACACTCGACTCGCGTTCATTGAGACTtgttaattttgttaaatcgacttggtgaaaaaattgtcagaaaatgccgatattgatggcttgtacaaaagtgacttgacattttttaaattaagacttgaaaCTCggcttgggacttgactcgaaagtgactttagggactcgagacttgaACTGCAGTGACTTGAggctcgacttggacttgacaatgacgacttgaagacaaggTGTTTGGATAAGAAATCCAGAATCTAACCGATCCCAGctatggttttaaaaaaacaaaacctgaacAACCACATTTTGCAAGACCAAAATGGAACTCTTCATCAGGGTGCCTTGTGAGATTGGGTGTGATGGCATACGAAATCAGATGCCCCCAGGATTTGTGCCAGGGTTTATATGCCCTGCTATGAACCCTTCTGATTATCACCAGAACCTTTACATTCTTATACACACACAGTATCaacaaaagacaagactatgcaacactttaaagactaacaagatggtttattaggctacatctctattacagtATCAACAGTGTCACATCCTCCCTGCCCTCCATCCTGGTTCTGAACATGTCTAATGCTTTCCATAGGACAATCCTATCCAACTCGGCAACTCCACCTCTTGATGAGCTGGAACGAGTTAGTCCATATTACTCAGAAAGCTGCTAAGAgtgagtgatttcaaaataattttcatttacaTAATATTTGAACcagaatatttttttgttttacaaacaTTTTCACATACATTTCAATATATTAAAAttggttttcaaacatttttcatttagcatgtgtattaaaaatgaacaattttaaaaaaggatttattttacatatttaaacttttttaaaaatctcaccaTGTGACTAAGTtgacaaataaaaaaatacatgtaGAAGTTTTTTCCTCACtctgtttttcattttatcttattttcctcttttccttctgCCTATTTGATTGGCCATTTTAGTCACACATCAGGATTtcaaaaaaatgcatttaaaaatgaaaaaattgttttgggaagttttctattttttaaataggCAAAAATGAAATTTTTTATAATACtgattaaaaattattaaaaattggTCATAGTAAAGAAACACAGGTACTGAATAAGATTTGTTAATACTTGTATGGAAAGATAATGAAGGAAAATTGTTTAATAAAAATAGCaaaaccacatttaaaaaaaatgtaaaaagagcatttttaattaaaattgttgGTTAAAAAATTTCAACTGGCTCCTATATTAGCATTCAAAAACCCTAGACCCCTGTAGACTCCATTAGAATTCTTCAGATGGTCTCCTGGTTTTTACTGCTTACTGTTGGCATCTTCTGTcctattatttattcatttatttattcagGTGGTCCAGGACCCAGCCAACCAACAGAATGATTCTGTTTTTCCAAACCCTAGTTGCTGACTATAATTTCCATTAGGAGAGAAACCCATGGCAGGgatgtaagggtgcatctacacagcacccgaaactcgaaataagatacacaatttacactacaggtctatttcaaaatagcttattttgtcatttggtgctgtctacacagcatcacattctgaaataaagcactattctgagccatcccttattcctcatagaatgaggtttacagggatggcgaaatagcgcatccactatattttgaaatagtgcacgcATTCaaaagacatgggatagctattacAGGATATctgtggtatcctgaaataactttgctgcgtagacataccctaaatgactaGTTGGCAACCTGATAAGTATAAGCTTGTCGGACAGTCGAGTAGTCAcacgactagtcacttcccccccacacttgctgcttctatcagagacaATCAACAAGGAGGGTGgcgagcaggagccggtgctgggaggagctggcttaaaagtcagtcccctccagcaccatctctgcgggggcATCGGAGGCAGAGGCATCCCTACTGCTGCGCTTctctctttgaaatgtgcaaagccacttttttcgaaaaaacaaaacaaaaaccctgttgtctagacacaccctttgtcacAGAATCAGAAGGCTAGTTTCACAAGTATAGTATCAGTCCTTCAGGTCTGAGAGTGATCATGCCTGAtagtttcctttttattttcagcaaagctgctgcagctttAGAgaaaatttaattaattaaaatatatagtCATCATGCTTAAGAGCATCCCAATTTGCCTTTAAATTACCTTAGTTTTTCCCATAGGGAAGACTAGGGCTACTGTAAATACTGAAGTAATATTAGTTGGATATCTAAGGTAATTATACATTTTAAGCATGACAAATATATGTAAAATCGCCCCCAAGATGCATTTTTGCAGGAACACTGCAAAAATATAACCATTAAAAGAGAATGGTGCTAATTCACATTATTGCTTAGAAACAACTAAATTTCCGAAGACTTTACCTCCTCTGTAGCTGCATTTTCAAATAATCTTAGctgaggccagattttcaaaagccttAGATCTGGTCACAATGGTAGTTTAGAAATATTGAGCACATTTGAAAACTCAGTCCTAATTTAGGTACATAAATGGAAGCTAAGGTCAATGAAAACCTGGCTGTAGTTGTGATTGCCAGAAAATCTGGTCCTATGAGAGAATAAGAGTCCTTACTGAATCAACACAATACAAAAGTAAGGCTAATACATTCAAGATACTTTTTtggtgttgtgggttttttttttttttgacagatcgcTTTAAATTATTTATGATCATGCTTCCTATTGGACATGTAAATGTTctggattatttaaaaaataatatttagtaATATTTTAACTCACAACAGCACCCAGAAAGCATGCAAGGTACTAAGAATGAAGTGAGAAATTATCAAGGTACAACTATATAGTTTTTCAGTTTGGGTACATGTATATCTTGATGGTTCAGTTAAggccattttaaatatttattattgaTTCACTTCTTGTGAGCACTGTGGGAAAAATGAGTCTTAAGGAGAAACTGTTATTAAATCGTTAATGATGAGAGTTGGGGAGAAACCCCCTGCATACATTTATGAGTTTCCCCTGAGTCTAGTTCTAAATGATATAATATACTCCTGTATAGTGTATTTGCTAGTGTGCTGGAATCATAGTGGAGTTTTTAATTGAGCATATTTCCTGGAACAGAGACTGAAGGCCCCATCCCATTAAAGTATACAATTTTGCAAGTGATTTCTTAATGAAAAAGTCCCTTTGAATATAAATGAATGATGGTAGCCCAGTTCTCAACAAGAACTCGTTGAAAACgtctgaaattaaatattttaagaagAAATATGGACACTTTTTTTTGTTGCAAAAATCATTCCTATTTTTCAACCGTACATAGTCACTATGCCACAGaattaaagaaagaaagagatgagAAAGATCTCTTATCTTGTTCACATGAAGGTGTCTCAAACCTGTGATCACTTCATAAGTGAGATCTTTTTACAATCCACCTCGATCCAAAAAACACCAAATCCCAAACCATTTGGCTCTCAAAATCTTCCATTCGGTGGACCAAAGAGAAAGTTCCTTGGGTCACTGATGATTCATTAATCCAGTATCTCTCTGTGCCTGGGTAGACCAGGAACTATACTACGACAATACTTGTGCATTGAATGTTTTAAGCTCTGAGGCTTAGCCCATTTCTCTTGAAAGATTTTTTCAAAATGCATGGGACTTCTACAAGTTTGAAATATCAGAGGATGCTGGTAATAGGCCTGATGTGCACGGGCAGAATTGTGTGCTGGCTATGGGCTTGATAAACTGGGGAGCTTGCAGATCAAAGCGGAGGAGTAAGCTGGAAGAAGGAGGGAACAGTGGCTGGAAATCAGGCCTGAAGTTTATTGGCTGCAAAGGGTGAAGACCAGTACTAAAATAATCAGATGTTTTGCTGTTTAGGTTTATTCAGATTGGCAAAGACACATTGGAATCGAGGActttaaaacagatttaaatcCAAACTCAGTGCTGTTGACAGGACTGTACACAGGGTAGCTTAGAACTGGAATAGTAGCAGATGGTACAGACCAGAGATTAAAGGCATTAGAAAAGTTCTCAGTACCACAGCAAGAGGGAATACCCCAGGAGTTACACACCCCAAAACTGAATGGAACTGGCAGACAGAACTGGAGACAGAACTGGAATCAACAGATATTGCGGAGGTGAGGCGTGAGCTACTTAAGCAGAGCTGGTAATGGGGAAGGAAGAGCAATTTTAATCTTAAAGATGTAGCAGAAAATGGAAACAAGGACTCTCTCTCAGCCACCCTGAGAGGAACCCAGAAATGGAATAGCAGGTAGTGTTGCAGGTCAAGACTGCACTGGCAAGGCACTGTGTGCAGATCGAAAGACTGGAATAGCAGGATTTGCTGCTACAGGTTATAATGGAGAAGGCAGGGTGGATAAAATAAGCCACAGTATAAATCCCTAAGCCtcagaaaaatatataaacagaCTAATAACAATTTAGTCAAGAgatagaaggaaaaaaaccccataagGCTGAAATAACCATCTCCTGATTTCTCTCTGTCACCTCAAACCTTCTCACCTATAATCATTTaaagaacagaaaagaaaaaaaagaaaaaagaacttaCCCAAACCACCCAAaaccataaaaaagaaaaaagaaaaaaaagcaaaccttaaCAGGCTCCAGGATCAAATGCAAAATGAAGACAAaaaacagacccccccccccccccaaaaatcaacTCCGCCCAATCTACTCTTGGAGAACTTCTGACTTGATTGAAACTGACTAATCAGACCAGACCCTCCCTCAGCTTGTCTTTTATGATTGGCTGACAGGAATACAGATTGTGAATATcaaagactggggggggggggaaggggaaagaggaggaataAGGGGGTGTTAAAGATGTTTCTTAAGATCTTTAGATTAaaaagaagaaacagcagcagtgtgGTCTCTGGCAATAAGAGTGTCAGCTCATCAGAGACGGAGTGTGttgatttttctctttcaaaTGCTTGAGAGGACTTTCAACTATACCGACAGTTATGACTACTACTTTTCCACGGAGAGTCCTAAAGAGTACTGTGAAACTCTGCAGGTGCCATATATGGAAATTTTCCTTCCTATTCTATATGCCACCATGTTCCTGGTGGGAATTATCGGCAATTCCATCCTCATGGGAGCCCTAGTCTTCAAACTGGGAGCCCGGAGGCTGATTGACATCATTATCATCAACTTAGCTGCCTCAGACTTTATTTTCCTCCTTACATTGCCATTCTGGGTGGACCAGGAGATATGGCTGGGGGTTTGGAGGTCAGGCTCCTTTCTCTGCAAGGGCAGTTCCTACATCATCTCAGTCAACATGTATTGCAGTGTCTTCCTCCTCACTTGCATGAGTGGTGACCGCTATCTGGCCATCATGCACCCCACTGTAGCCAGGAAAGTCAGAACAAGATTTTATACTAATGGACTCTGCACCTGTATTTGgcttctctcctgcctcctcGGGCTTCCCACTCTGCTATCCAGAGAACTGAGGCAATATAATGACCAGCCTTACTGCGCACAAGTGGAACTCACACAGGCTCAACGGACTGTGTCACTGGTAATATTAATTCTGGCCTTCTTTTTCCCCTTGGTGAGTATCTTGACCTTCTACTGCTCCATCACCAAGAAGCTCTGCATGCATTATCAAAAGTCTGGGAAACATGACAAAAAGCTGAGGAAATCTATCAAGATTGTCTTCATTGTAGTGGCCGCCTTTGTTTTCTCCTGGATCCCCTACAACATTTTCAAGCTTCTGGCTATCATCTCTGACCTCCAGGACCTGAAGCCACCTTCCTGCTTTCCTTATGTTCTTGCCCAAGCAGGCATGGAAGTGAGCAGTCCCTTTGCATTTGCCAACAGCTGTGCCAACCCTTTCATCTATTACTGTTTTGATGGTTATATCCGCAGGACCATCTCACGGTGCCTGTGTCCATGGATGAAGGTCCACAGCCTTGGGAGCAGTTCTGACGCAATGGATACTCGCACCAACTTCTCTTTGTCCACTTTTATTCATGGGGAGGATGCTATTAGGAAACGGAGACATTCTGTGTCATTCTGAAAGGAGCTGGGACTTTTGAAGGAGACATTTCTTCCAATTACAGGTGATGGGGGAAGAAAGGTCAACAGAAAAAAAGCATGAAggcaaaaccaaaaaacaacaaacaaacaacaacaaaaaacagtaaCATGTGTGAGGGAGAACGGAATCAAGAGAATGAGTGAGTGTATGTACAATGGTAGCTCTTCTAGTTATAGAGAAAAACATTGTTAATTTCCTTTAATGATAAAGTAATAACTGGAATTTAACACCGTAACTATATAAATTACTGCAAATTCCTGCAGTTCACTGTGTAATTGTAATTGAGCAGATCTAAAACTAGTCTATAGGAAAATACACACAAATGCTTAAAATCAGTATCCTGATGTACTGCACAAATAACTTTAGAGCAACCCACCAAATTCAGAACTGGCTTGTCTCACTGAGGAAGCCTGTAGACTGAAATGCATAAGGGTCTCATGAGAGTTAGGTAAATCATTAATACAGAATTTGTTGCACTTCCTTTTCTCTTCTGTTCATGGAAAATCCATCAAGTAGTCATGATTCTTGTAAAATGTATTTGCTATTTAATATTTGCTGAGGTTTTGGTTTTTGTGAATTTTGTTTATTCAATACCAGTGTCACCAGCTTGTACAATTTTATCAAAAACCTCACAGTTTTGGGGTTTTTCTTAAATTCCTAGCTTCTGGAAGCATGAAATTATGGAAGAATcttagctttcatttaaaataagttTCCAGCCCTCACAGTGGCAGAGAAAAAAGCTGGAAAATATGACCAAGTGTAAGTTGGAGGTTCAGTGCTAAACATCAAACAAGAAGAACCTATTTATTATTTTCATAAAATATTATGATTATGATGAGAATCATGATATTTTGGGACCTGACTCATGATTTCTGAATGCTTGAGTTGGCAATACTGTGCTGTTCAAAATTCAACTTGCGCTCCTTACCTTCGTTAAGTCATTTAACTGGTCACAGCATATTGTTACAGTTCTCAAATTGGAGGAGTGCAACTGTTGCAATTAGGTTTCTGGGGCAGATATTCAcgcaaaacaaaattaaaatgtgtgtTCCACAGTTACTTGGATGTTTGTGTTTGCAATTGATTTTCTGTGAGCATTCATGCTAGCAAGATTCAGTTGTATGAATGTGCATAGATGAGAACACAAAAGGAGCAGAGAGTTAGTTTGTTAAAAAAGGTTTGTGAAAAATCACAGAAAACAGCAGTTGCAAGGTTTTCATTTTTGGTGGTGGTTAGACCACCTAGAGATCTTTTAGAAATGCCTATACTCTAGAAGTGCACATGTAACAACCACATCGATGGTCTGACTAATGCCACCTCCGATACTTTTTTGTCACTGTAAGCAAACCTGGAAAAGCATGTCAATGCCACAGATTGGGATTACAAATTTTGTAAAGccaatttatttaatatttttttcaattttctccTCCTTTTTTAACTTTAAAGGGTCAGTCATATAAATACCCACTC
Protein-coding regions in this window:
- the GPR15 gene encoding G-protein coupled receptor 15; amino-acid sequence: MLERTFNYTDSYDYYFSTESPKEYCETLQVPYMEIFLPILYATMFLVGIIGNSILMGALVFKLGARRLIDIIIINLAASDFIFLLTLPFWVDQEIWLGVWRSGSFLCKGSSYIISVNMYCSVFLLTCMSGDRYLAIMHPTVARKVRTRFYTNGLCTCIWLLSCLLGLPTLLSRELRQYNDQPYCAQVELTQAQRTVSLVILILAFFFPLVSILTFYCSITKKLCMHYQKSGKHDKKLRKSIKIVFIVVAAFVFSWIPYNIFKLLAIISDLQDLKPPSCFPYVLAQAGMEVSSPFAFANSCANPFIYYCFDGYIRRTISRCLCPWMKVHSLGSSSDAMDTRTNFSLSTFIHGEDAIRKRRHSVSF